A region from the Hydrogenimonas sp. genome encodes:
- a CDS encoding molybdenum cofactor biosynthesis protein MoaA: MPEKPFSWVPRENLLTFEELFEFVKVAIDEGIDKIRITGGEPLLREDLDRFIKMINDHKSGLDLALTTNGYLLAEVAFRLKEAGLKRINISIDSLKRDVAAKIAQKDVLPKVLEGVERALEAGLGVKVNMVPLKGINEDEIVDVMDYAKERGMRIRYIEYMENVHAKSGLKGLSGKEILSKVKERYTIRKIGREGSSPAFNYITEDGYKFGVIDPHKHDFCESCNRIRLTAEGHLIPCLYFDEAMSIRDAVKKGDIASATEILREVLRNKPEKNRWSEGDTEESSRAFYETGG, translated from the coding sequence ATGCCCGAAAAGCCCTTCTCCTGGGTTCCCAGAGAGAATCTTCTGACTTTTGAAGAGCTTTTCGAGTTTGTAAAGGTCGCTATAGACGAGGGTATCGACAAGATAAGGATTACCGGCGGAGAGCCGCTGCTTAGAGAGGACCTGGACCGTTTCATAAAGATGATCAACGACCATAAGAGCGGTCTTGATCTTGCGCTTACCACAAACGGCTATCTTCTTGCCGAAGTCGCCTTCAGGCTTAAAGAGGCCGGTTTGAAAAGGATAAATATCTCCATAGACTCACTGAAGCGCGACGTCGCCGCCAAGATCGCACAGAAAGATGTCCTGCCGAAGGTGCTTGAAGGTGTCGAGAGGGCACTTGAAGCGGGGCTTGGCGTAAAGGTGAACATGGTCCCCCTGAAAGGGATCAACGAAGATGAGATCGTAGATGTAATGGATTATGCGAAAGAGAGAGGCATGAGGATCAGGTACATCGAGTATATGGAGAACGTTCATGCCAAATCGGGACTCAAAGGGCTTAGCGGCAAGGAGATACTCTCGAAGGTGAAAGAGAGGTACACCATAAGAAAGATCGGACGCGAAGGGAGCAGCCCCGCATTCAACTACATCACTGAAGATGGATACAAATTCGGGGTGATCGATCCCCACAAACATGACTTCTGCGAAAGCTGCAACCGCATACGCCTCACCGCCGAAGGGCACCTGATACCGTGTCTCTACTTCGATGAAGCGATGAGTATCAGAGATGCCGTAAAAAAGGGAGATATAGCGAGTGCTACCGAAATTTTGAGAGAAGTTCTTCGCAACAAGCCCGAAAAGAACCGCTGGAGTGAAGGTGATACGGAGGAGTCTTCAAGAGCATTTTACGAAACGGGCGGCTGA
- a CDS encoding queuosine biosynthesis QueE Radical SAM, whose amino-acid sequence MKRESETLYLVEHFFSIQGEGRYSGTPSIFLRFGGCNLRCPGFGCHEADGKRIYGCDTVRAVYSSLYGRSWHRVADLSELEEVILGYEDRLTYRPDIVITGGEPMIYTDHPVFRGLLERLAAGGYRVTVETNATIAPSLERDPFYSEITFAMAVKLSGSGEPECKRVVPEAIEILATKTKESFFKFTLDRGLAREGAADQIARICSGYDNEVYCMPLGSCESELRLNATAVAEFCLKHGYRYSDRLHVRLWNREERR is encoded by the coding sequence GTGAAGAGGGAGAGTGAAACACTATATCTGGTAGAGCACTTCTTCTCCATCCAGGGGGAGGGTCGTTACAGCGGGACACCTTCCATATTTCTGCGATTCGGCGGGTGCAACCTGCGCTGTCCCGGCTTCGGCTGCCATGAGGCGGACGGGAAGAGGATTTACGGGTGCGATACCGTACGGGCGGTCTACAGCTCACTATACGGCAGGAGCTGGCACAGGGTGGCGGATTTGAGTGAGCTTGAAGAGGTGATCTTGGGGTATGAAGATCGGCTCACATACCGCCCTGATATAGTCATTACGGGCGGGGAGCCCATGATATATACCGATCACCCCGTTTTCAGGGGGCTTTTGGAGCGGCTGGCGGCCGGAGGCTACAGGGTCACGGTGGAGACAAACGCCACGATAGCCCCCTCTTTGGAGAGAGACCCCTTCTACAGCGAGATAACCTTCGCAATGGCTGTCAAACTCTCGGGCAGCGGCGAACCGGAATGCAAAAGAGTCGTACCGGAAGCCATAGAGATACTGGCGACTAAAACGAAAGAGTCGTTTTTCAAATTCACGCTCGATCGCGGACTCGCGAGAGAGGGTGCGGCGGATCAGATAGCGAGGATATGTTCCGGATACGACAACGAAGTCTACTGTATGCCTCTGGGAAGCTGCGAGAGTGAGCTTCGGCTCAATGCGACGGCGGTTGCGGAGTTTTGCCTGAAGCACGGATACCGCTATAGCGACAGACTTCATGTAAGGCTCTGGAACAGGGAGGAGAGGCGTTGA
- a CDS encoding 6-carboxytetrahydropterin synthase, whose translation MKIRKMFRFENAHIVRGCTTRRCSRSIHGHSYRVELIFSSEALDRGQMVYDFGLTKGMIKELIDSFDHAITLWEGDDPEYLSDMKRWSERWVQIPVNPSAEQYARLFFVMIDRVLRQTEMVNRESGVELDSVVVHETESGYAEASREDAYSPRLGEIELRRFIFSKRVREEWSDPYMFERLLEGHIFENPKVV comes from the coding sequence TTGAAGATACGTAAAATGTTCAGGTTTGAAAATGCCCATATAGTCAGAGGGTGTACGACCAGACGGTGCAGCAGAAGCATTCACGGACACTCGTACAGGGTAGAACTGATCTTCTCGTCCGAGGCGCTTGACCGCGGCCAGATGGTGTACGATTTCGGCCTTACCAAGGGTATGATCAAGGAGCTCATAGATTCGTTCGACCATGCCATAACGCTGTGGGAAGGGGATGACCCGGAGTATCTTTCAGATATGAAGCGGTGGAGTGAAAGGTGGGTACAGATACCGGTAAACCCGTCGGCGGAGCAGTATGCCAGGCTCTTTTTCGTGATGATAGACAGAGTGCTCAGGCAGACAGAGATGGTCAACCGTGAAAGCGGGGTGGAGCTGGATAGTGTCGTAGTACACGAGACGGAGAGCGGGTATGCGGAGGCTTCGAGGGAGGATGCCTACAGTCCGAGACTCGGGGAGATAGAGTTGAGACGGTTTATCTTTTCGAAACGGGTGAGGGAGGAGTGGAGCGACCCATATATGTTCGAACGGCTGCTCGAGGGGCATATATTTGAAAATCCGAAAGTTGTATAG
- a CDS encoding cytochrome C553 has product MRKRVLISAAAAVLILFAGCEKRESETAGSGVETAAKSQSAPQAAETVEKSAVQESAAVSEEVPPKAESAEQESPVVEKVTEAAEEVKHKASEITETVKEEAKAAAAAVTGAVGKKEGVDAAALYKSKCAGCHGAKGEKHALGKSNVIAGQTEAQLIQKLDGYKNGSYGGAMKSIMKSQVGSLDEEQIEALSGYISTLK; this is encoded by the coding sequence ATGAGAAAGAGAGTTTTGATTTCAGCCGCGGCAGCGGTTTTGATACTTTTCGCCGGATGCGAAAAGAGAGAGAGTGAAACGGCCGGCAGCGGGGTTGAAACCGCCGCGAAGAGTCAGAGTGCTCCGCAAGCCGCCGAGACGGTTGAGAAGAGTGCTGTGCAGGAGAGTGCTGCAGTCTCCGAGGAGGTGCCGCCCAAGGCTGAGAGTGCGGAGCAGGAGAGCCCGGTAGTTGAAAAGGTAACCGAAGCGGCCGAAGAGGTTAAACACAAAGCTTCCGAAATTACCGAAACGGTAAAGGAGGAGGCTAAGGCCGCCGCAGCCGCCGTAACCGGTGCAGTCGGCAAAAAGGAGGGAGTCGATGCGGCCGCTCTTTACAAGTCCAAGTGTGCCGGATGCCACGGTGCGAAGGGCGAAAAACATGCCCTGGGCAAAAGCAATGTTATAGCTGGCCAGACCGAAGCCCAGCTGATTCAGAAACTTGACGGCTACAAAAATGGAAGCTACGGCGGTGCTATGAAGAGTATTATGAAGAGTCAGGTAGGCTCGCTGGACGAAGAGCAGATAGAGGCACTCAGCGGCTATATCTCTACGCTGAAGTAA
- a CDS encoding MSHA biogenesis protein MshQ: MFFKRYFIFPLLIFFSLFCPEPASAADNCTPVSDYTVSLDSTNSVYSNSGFLRRRDTDTYYVTTASAGTVTINIVSSADRVRFSYSQTSCPSAGDAPAAVSATYTFQSAADFNIKLYKAGRGGGGRSGNYTIEITFIPLKPIAEYRMDECSWNGTAGEVVDSSGNGLDGTAQNGASTLPGRVCMGGSFDGIDDSVLVPDSSLLDATEAITIMGWIKPEQLYQYNGANARGVLSKRVSDDSGEAYGIFFWNGQQMVDDDGDGDPDRAKLYIDIDGSNDRFSTDSYISKGVWTHFAVVYDGNRTPASRVEVYINGQLDKVGAESSSALPDYASDLYIGDLHAPNQSKVFKGMIDEVKIFNKALSAERVLEIYSNESAGRNFDGTSRTCSDCPQPPLYRNGTFNAVDYTPVCNAVQNWDDNITTKIAGSAYSLSILAKESATGLPMEANITRIDIYSFASGDTSQCSGAPYSVATLCSGGCGFTDAAGCLRADIPASLNGNAVKCAEIHIEGRDINSSASSNSNESNSSDNFAVRPMEILFIQPAADSNLTAERSYFFASGLTAVAADGATPVTDYNTTLTLQGVKYMRSGEANSSLAGTLNSAAPLFADGRADLNMSFSDVAILSMRLNDTSWAAVDGDDTPLSARRVYGERNVTFIPRRFDLQFLSTPVMENNDTSNRFTYLSSDLNMSAWLRSLTVVVTAVGERGGTMRNFSSPMDRLFADRVEITPVLRLPARHSQARYLYAPQPVSGADLGFDSGEAFINYADIPFNYDRSFDTPVDPFSVSGSEGNISVGVADALYPSVTGSLFSVFDGNATFYYGRLRAEDIATTDSSVTNRIGLEVYDGSASSFVSGFRQSSLRWFENAKHIGAASGRIRRADATLGSLLSSPVDSSIVMDYSLFGNGFIVMEINSSSALGRSRTIHLDIDPWLWYVPKGFGAAYSYSADSDCSMHPCFIYRYEVKGEGGGGVQSGDFNGSDFGVETIDLNATFERKQGVKLFR; this comes from the coding sequence ATGTTCTTCAAAAGATATTTCATCTTTCCTCTTCTGATATTTTTCTCTCTGTTTTGCCCGGAACCGGCATCGGCCGCCGACAACTGTACTCCTGTATCGGACTATACGGTTTCTCTCGATTCAACCAACAGCGTATACTCCAACAGCGGTTTTTTGCGCAGAAGGGATACCGATACATATTATGTGACGACAGCTTCGGCGGGAACTGTGACAATCAACATAGTCTCTTCGGCCGACAGAGTGCGTTTCTCATATAGTCAGACCTCATGTCCATCCGCCGGAGACGCTCCGGCCGCAGTTTCGGCCACATATACCTTCCAGTCGGCTGCGGATTTCAACATAAAGCTCTACAAAGCAGGCAGGGGCGGCGGAGGAAGAAGCGGAAACTATACGATAGAGATAACTTTTATACCCCTGAAGCCCATTGCCGAATATCGTATGGATGAGTGCAGTTGGAACGGCACCGCCGGCGAGGTTGTCGACAGCAGCGGAAACGGCCTGGACGGTACGGCACAAAACGGAGCGTCGACTCTTCCGGGAAGAGTCTGCATGGGCGGCTCTTTCGACGGCATAGACGACTCGGTGCTGGTTCCAGACTCGAGCCTGCTTGATGCTACGGAGGCTATTACGATTATGGGCTGGATCAAGCCGGAGCAGCTTTACCAGTATAACGGGGCGAACGCCAGAGGGGTTCTTTCAAAAAGGGTAAGTGACGACAGCGGCGAAGCCTACGGAATCTTTTTCTGGAACGGTCAGCAGATGGTGGATGACGACGGAGACGGCGACCCGGACAGGGCGAAGCTCTATATCGATATAGACGGATCAAACGACAGGTTTTCCACCGACTCATATATAAGCAAAGGGGTCTGGACACACTTCGCTGTCGTTTATGACGGCAATAGAACTCCGGCTTCCAGGGTGGAGGTATATATAAACGGTCAGCTCGACAAGGTAGGTGCCGAAAGCAGCAGCGCTCTGCCCGACTACGCCTCGGATCTCTACATAGGGGATCTGCACGCTCCCAACCAGTCCAAAGTATTCAAAGGTATGATCGATGAAGTTAAGATTTTCAACAAAGCACTCTCCGCAGAGAGAGTTCTGGAGATATACAGCAACGAGTCTGCAGGCAGAAACTTCGACGGAACTTCCAGAACCTGCAGCGACTGCCCTCAGCCCCCTCTATACAGAAACGGTACATTCAACGCGGTAGACTACACCCCCGTCTGCAACGCCGTACAGAACTGGGATGACAATATAACCACGAAGATAGCCGGATCGGCCTACTCGCTCTCCATTCTCGCGAAAGAGAGCGCTACCGGGCTGCCGATGGAGGCCAACATAACGAGGATAGATATCTACAGCTTCGCATCGGGAGATACCTCGCAGTGCAGCGGCGCCCCATACTCCGTGGCTACACTCTGCAGCGGCGGCTGCGGGTTCACCGATGCGGCCGGATGCCTTAGGGCGGATATACCCGCCTCTTTGAACGGAAACGCCGTGAAGTGTGCAGAGATACATATAGAGGGGAGAGATATAAACTCCTCCGCATCGTCCAATTCAAACGAGAGCAACAGCAGCGACAACTTTGCGGTGCGTCCCATGGAGATACTCTTCATACAGCCGGCGGCCGACTCCAATCTGACGGCGGAGCGGAGCTACTTTTTCGCATCCGGTCTGACGGCCGTGGCTGCCGACGGAGCGACCCCGGTCACAGACTACAATACGACGTTGACGCTTCAGGGCGTAAAGTATATGCGCAGCGGAGAAGCGAACTCCTCGCTTGCCGGAACGCTCAACTCGGCGGCTCCTCTCTTTGCCGACGGGAGAGCCGATCTGAATATGAGCTTCAGCGATGTCGCGATACTCTCGATGAGGCTGAACGACACCTCATGGGCAGCCGTAGACGGCGACGACACACCGTTGTCCGCAAGAAGGGTATACGGTGAGAGAAATGTAACCTTTATCCCCCGCAGGTTCGATCTGCAGTTTCTCTCTACGCCGGTTATGGAGAATAACGATACATCGAACCGCTTCACCTATCTCAGCTCCGATCTCAATATGAGCGCCTGGCTCAGGAGCCTTACGGTCGTGGTTACGGCGGTCGGGGAGAGGGGCGGAACTATGCGGAACTTCTCATCCCCGATGGATCGGCTTTTCGCCGACAGGGTGGAGATAACTCCGGTTTTGAGGCTCCCCGCAAGGCACTCGCAGGCAAGATACCTCTACGCTCCGCAGCCTGTAAGCGGTGCCGACCTCGGGTTCGATTCGGGAGAGGCGTTTATAAACTACGCCGATATCCCCTTCAATTACGACCGCTCATTCGACACTCCGGTCGATCCGTTTTCGGTATCGGGTTCGGAGGGTAATATTTCAGTCGGTGTCGCGGATGCTCTCTACCCCTCCGTCACCGGGAGCCTCTTCTCCGTTTTCGACGGCAACGCCACATTCTACTACGGGCGTCTGCGTGCAGAAGATATAGCCACTACAGACTCTTCCGTGACGAACAGGATAGGGCTTGAGGTGTATGACGGTTCGGCATCCTCTTTCGTCTCCGGTTTCAGGCAGAGCTCTTTAAGGTGGTTCGAAAACGCGAAGCATATAGGTGCCGCTTCCGGCAGAATACGCAGGGCCGACGCAACTCTCGGCTCCCTGCTGAGCTCCCCGGTCGACAGCTCCATCGTTATGGACTACTCTCTCTTCGGAAACGGCTTCATAGTCATGGAGATAAACAGCAGTTCGGCTCTCGGCAGAAGCCGTACCATCCACCTGGATATCGATCCATGGCTCTGGTACGTCCCCAAAGGGTTCGGTGCCGCCTACAGTTACTCGGCCGACAGCGACTGCTCCATGCACCCCTGCTTTATCTACAGATACGAAGTGAAGGGGGAGGGCGGCGGCGGAGTGCAGTCCGGTGATTTCAACGGCTCCGACTTCGGTGTGGAGACGATAGATCTCAACGCCACATTCGAGCGCAAACAGGGAGTGAAACTCTTCAGATGA
- a CDS encoding ribosomal RNA small subunit methyltransferase E translates to MQFLYHPDAGLPTVTVEGEAYRYIFRVRRRKSGDLIALRNLRDDYISFYRIESVTKREAVLILERREERTVMPPKRLHIGWCVTDPKTVEKSLPMLNELGVAKISFIYCDRSQKNFRPDFDRLRRILINSSQQCGRSGVMELETADSVAGYLEKYPSSAVLDFGGTPLPCDTDIGSLLIGCEGGFSDSERKLFENLTIYGLDTPLILRSESAVMTVCARLIL, encoded by the coding sequence GTGCAGTTTCTATACCATCCCGATGCGGGGCTGCCGACCGTTACCGTCGAGGGTGAGGCTTACCGGTACATTTTCAGGGTGCGCCGCCGTAAAAGCGGAGACCTGATCGCACTCCGCAACCTCAGGGACGACTATATCTCTTTCTACCGTATAGAGAGTGTAACGAAGAGGGAGGCTGTGCTTATTCTCGAGAGGAGGGAGGAGCGTACCGTCATGCCGCCGAAGCGGCTTCATATAGGCTGGTGCGTCACCGATCCGAAAACTGTAGAGAAGAGCCTTCCCATGCTCAACGAGCTCGGGGTAGCAAAGATATCGTTCATCTACTGCGACAGAAGCCAGAAAAACTTCAGACCCGATTTCGACCGTCTCAGACGGATACTGATCAACTCTTCCCAGCAGTGCGGGCGCAGCGGAGTGATGGAGCTTGAAACCGCCGACTCCGTCGCCGGCTACCTTGAAAAGTACCCCTCAAGCGCCGTACTAGATTTCGGCGGCACACCGCTCCCCTGCGATACGGATATCGGCTCCCTTCTCATCGGTTGTGAAGGCGGATTCAGCGACAGCGAGAGAAAACTTTTTGAAAATTTGACGATTTATGGGTTGGACACACCGTTGATACTGCGTAGCGAGAGTGCCGTCATGACAGTTTGCGCAAGGCTGATTCTGTAG
- a CDS encoding molybdopterin biosynthesis protein MoeA, translated as MVSISEALELIHGNVKAVGTEIVPIESAAGYICAEDIYARFDLPRFDNSAMDGYAVTMADAGGTIEPQPTIFAGDESPVKVTKGHGVKIMTGAVIPPGADAVIPVENTEECEGGVLLPDTIKRGANIRKKGEDIAKGEKILAAGDTVNAYAVAQLAAQGVTHIGVYRKPTVSIFATGHELRMHFEKIEAHRIYNSNAPTFIARAVELGCETHFTGATADTLESIKRRIAASLDSDLIITSGGVSVGDADFTKEAFLELGMEILFEKVDIKPGKPTTVGRIGETWVVNLPGNPSAAAVNFEIFAQSVIRRLRGMNRPYIAPLLTPSGSDIRVKPGKYTVLLGTFGTNGFEVLPKQGPGMVSPLKRAEGFLITTPQTESIPAGSLVRAFPIYSPRGSAEAEELFT; from the coding sequence ATGGTATCCATATCCGAAGCGCTGGAGCTTATCCACGGCAACGTAAAAGCGGTAGGCACAGAGATTGTGCCCATAGAGTCGGCAGCGGGATATATATGTGCCGAAGATATCTACGCCCGGTTCGACCTGCCCCGTTTCGACAACTCCGCGATGGACGGCTACGCCGTGACGATGGCGGATGCCGGAGGTACCATAGAGCCGCAACCGACGATCTTTGCTGGGGACGAAAGCCCGGTCAAGGTGACGAAAGGTCACGGCGTCAAGATAATGACCGGGGCCGTGATACCGCCGGGGGCTGATGCTGTAATACCGGTAGAGAATACCGAAGAGTGCGAGGGCGGCGTACTTCTGCCCGATACGATAAAGAGGGGGGCAAACATACGCAAAAAAGGGGAGGATATTGCGAAAGGGGAGAAGATCCTCGCAGCCGGGGATACTGTCAACGCCTATGCCGTCGCGCAGCTGGCCGCCCAGGGAGTAACTCACATCGGAGTCTACAGGAAGCCGACCGTAAGCATATTCGCCACCGGGCACGAACTCCGGATGCACTTCGAGAAGATAGAGGCGCACCGGATATACAACTCGAACGCACCCACCTTTATCGCAAGAGCCGTGGAACTGGGTTGTGAAACACACTTTACCGGAGCTACAGCCGATACCCTGGAGTCGATAAAGAGGCGAATAGCCGCATCTTTGGACAGCGACCTTATCATTACGAGCGGCGGGGTGAGCGTCGGTGACGCCGACTTCACGAAAGAGGCCTTTTTGGAGCTCGGCATGGAGATTCTCTTCGAAAAGGTCGACATCAAGCCCGGAAAACCGACTACGGTCGGGCGCATAGGGGAGACCTGGGTCGTCAACCTGCCGGGAAACCCATCCGCAGCCGCGGTGAACTTCGAGATATTCGCACAATCGGTCATACGCCGTCTAAGGGGGATGAACAGGCCCTACATTGCGCCTCTTTTAACTCCAAGCGGAAGCGATATAAGGGTGAAGCCCGGAAAATATACGGTGCTTTTGGGAACTTTCGGCACTAACGGATTCGAAGTTCTGCCAAAACAGGGGCCCGGTATGGTGAGCCCGCTCAAAAGAGCGGAAGGTTTCCTCATAACCACCCCCCAAACGGAGTCGATTCCGGCGGGGAGCCTGGTGAGAGCGTTTCCTATCTACTCCCCGCGCGGTTCGGCCGAAGCGGAAGAGCTCTTTACCTAA